In one window of Gopherus evgoodei ecotype Sinaloan lineage chromosome 9, rGopEvg1_v1.p, whole genome shotgun sequence DNA:
- the TSPAN6 gene encoding tetraspanin-6 yields the protein MASPSQRLQTKPVITCLKSVLLTYSFVFWISGIILLAVGIWGKVGLEVYFSLLNEKATNVPYVLIGTGTVVILLGTFGCFATCRGSTWMLKLYAMFLSLIFLIVLVAAVVGFVFRHEIKNNFESNYSLALKNYNTTMDPHSEAVDTIQRTLHCCGVQNYSDWVNTTYFAQKGIPLSCCKFQNCTESDLKELDKAKAMVYGNGCFSMVTTVMESKMGIVAGISFGIACFQLVGIFLACCLSRYITNNQYEMV from the exons ATGGCGTCCCCGTCCCAAAGGCTGCAGACGAAGCCGGTGATCACCTGCCTCAAGAGCGTCCTGCTCACCTACAGCTTCGTGttctgg ATCTCTGGCATTATCCTCCTGGCAGTTGGCATCTGGGGCAAGGTGGGCCTAGAGGTGTATTTCTCCCTGTTAAATGAGAAGGCCACCAATGTCCCCTACGTACTCATTGGCACAGGCACTGTTGTCATCCTTCTGGGCACTTTTGGCTGTTTCGCCACCTGCCGTGGAAGCACATGGATGTTAAAACTG TATGCCATGTTCTTGTCCCTCATCTTCTTGATTGTGCTGGTGGCTGCTGTTGTAGGATTTGTTTTCAGACATGAG ATTAAGAACAACTTTGAGAGCAACTACAGTCTTGCACTGAAGAACTACAATACAACAATGGATCCCCACAGCGAGGCGGTAGATACCATCCAGAGAACT TTACACTGCTGTGGAGTCCAGAACTACTCAGACTGGGTGAACACTACCTATTTTGCACAGAAGGGAATCCCTCTGAGCTGCTGCAAGTTCCAAAACTGCACAGAGAGTGATCTGAAGGAGCTGGATAAAGCCAAGGCTATGGTGTATGGTAAT GGTTGTTTCAGTATGGTAACAACAGTTATGGAATCGAAAATGGGCATTGTGGCTGGTATCTCCTTTGGCATCGCTTGCTTCCAG TTGGTTGGGATCTTTCTTGCCTGCTGCCTTTCCCGGTACATCACAAACAATCAGTACGAGATGGTGTAA
- the SRPX2 gene encoding sushi repeat-containing protein SRPX2, which translates to MAQGEAPLLLLFLTRLVSSTWYEGSGYDNTERYNNEVYVEEAPQAPALDYRVPQWCYSLNLHHGEATCHSPRGGNYRSSLGTRCELSCDRGFRLIGRRSVQCLPSRRWSGTAYCRQVRCHVLPAVMSGSYQCSAGALLDSHCDYSCLPGYHLEGDRSRMCMENERWSGSEPICVDIEPPKIRCPETRERMAEPEKLTATVYWDPPHVKDSADGIIKRVTLRGPEPGSEFSEGEHVIRYIAYDQAYNRASCKFIVRVQVRRCPVLKPPPHGYLSCTSEGNNYGATCEYLCDGGYERQGSPSRVCQSSRHWSGSQPVCAPMQINVDVNSAAGLLDQFYEKRRLLIVSAPDPSTRYYKMQIAMLQQATCGLDLRHVTILELVGQPPHEVGRIREHQLPADIIEELRQFLHVTRSTFNMVLIDKQGVDRERYIEPVTPEELFTFIDTYLLSSQEVTQRAQSKDMCE; encoded by the exons ATGGCACAAGGAGAAGCACCactcctgctgcttttcctcacCAGGCTGGTGTCATCAACATGGTATGAAG GTTCTGGCTACGACAATACTGAGAGGTACAACAATGAAGTGTACGTGGAAGAGGCTCCTCAAGCTCCTGCCCTGGATTATCGAG tTCCCCAGTGGTGCTATTCATTAAATCTCCACCACGGAGAGGCAACCTGCCACTCCCCCAGGGGAGGGAATTACCGCAGCAGCCTGGGGACACGCTGCGAACTCTCATGCGATCGAGGTTTCCGGCTAATAGGGCGGAGGTCAGTGCAGTGCTTGCCGAGCAGGCGCTGGTCTGGCACCGCCTACTGCAGAC AGGTCCGGTGTCATGTACTGCCGGCAGTGATGAGTGGCTCCTACCAGTGTTCAGCCGGGGCGCTGCTGGACTCTCACTGTGATTACTCTTGCCTCCCCGGGTACCACCTGGAGGGTGACCGCAGCCGGATGTGCATGGAGAACGAGCGGTGGAGCGGCAGCGAGCCAATCTGTGTAG ATATTGAGCCCCCCAAGATCCGATGCCCAGAGACTCGAGAGAGGATGGCAGAGCCAGAGAAGCTGACAGCTACTGTGTACTGGGACCCACCCCATGTGAAGGACTCTGCTGATGGCATTATCAAACG AGTGACACTGCGGGGCCCAGAACCTGGGTCTGAGTTTTCAGAGGGGGAGCACGTTATCCGTTATATCGCCTATGACCAGGCCTACAACCGAGCCAGCTGCAAATTCATCGTCCGAGTCCAAG TGAGACGCTGCCCTGTTCTGAAGCCGCCACCGCATGGCTACCTCAGCTGCACCTCTGAGGGCAATAACTACGGTGCCACATGCGAGTACTTATGTGACGGTGGCTATGAACGCCAAGGGAGCCCCTCCCGCGTCTGCCAGTCCAGCCGCCACTGGTCGGGATCCCAGCCCGTTTGTGCGC CCATGCAGATCAACGTGGACGTGAACTCGGCTGCTGGCCTCCTGGATCAGTTCTATGAGAAACGCCGGCTCCTGATAGTCTCGGCTCCTGACCCCTCCACTCGCTACTACAAGATGCAGATCGCCATGCTGCAG CAAGCCACCTGTGGGCTGGACCTGCGGCACGTCACCATCCTCGAGCTGGTAGGGCAGCCCCCCCACGAGGTGGGCCGCATCCGTGAACACCAGCTCCCGGCTGACATCATTGAGGAGCTCAG ACAATTCCTGCATGTCACTCGCTCCACTTTTAATATGGTGCTGATTGACAAGCAGGGCGTGGACCGCGAGCGCTACATCGAGCCTGTCACCCCTGAGGAGCTCTTCACCTTCATTGACACCTACTTGCTGAGCAGCCAGGAGGTCACCCAGCGAGCACAAAGCAAGGACATGTGTGAATGA